One stretch of Brevibacillus laterosporus DNA includes these proteins:
- the fliF gene encoding flagellar M-ring protein FliF codes for MNERLLLYRDKMKTMWDKLTKKQKLLIGASALFLLIALSLYLYIASRPVYVNLYDRLSEQEVGAIKQELEGKNIPYRLTGNGTGIQVPQTMAQDVIVDLAAQGIPKDAGFSSEIFSNNMFGMTDRQFEVMKKDALQLEIRKILEKVKGVRTAQVILTMPEDTTFVTDNTDKATASVMVEVDPSTQLNDAQIKSLYHIVSRSVKNLPVENITITDQYSNTLELSSKEDGSSITTFEQQERIRNKVEREIQKNLFNMLSTIMGRDKVVVHTMVQMDFSKENRVENLVAPVVNDEGIIISSQKLSKAYTGQGTPPIGGVAGTGDNQIGSYQSATAQGSNSEYEELSDTVNREVNRITKNVTASPYQIVDISINVGVEPPNGGTLDDATKENIQKVIGNVVRVAVSNKNLPDDEVNKRISVFAKPFSGKLDEDNKGFFTPTMMYGVGAVALLALGAVAYMLIRRRKQQQEEEEVEFDEEFPYAPSLEIPDLSSLEDNTDEAMVRKQLEKLARSNPDEFVVLLRTWLAED; via the coding sequence ATGAACGAACGTTTATTGTTATATCGAGACAAGATGAAGACAATGTGGGACAAGCTCACAAAAAAACAAAAATTATTGATAGGCGCTTCAGCTCTGTTCTTACTTATCGCGCTTTCCCTTTATCTATACATAGCTTCTCGTCCTGTATATGTAAATTTATATGACAGATTGAGTGAGCAAGAAGTTGGTGCGATCAAACAAGAGCTAGAAGGAAAAAACATCCCATATCGCTTGACTGGGAATGGGACAGGCATTCAAGTGCCGCAAACCATGGCGCAAGATGTCATTGTTGATTTAGCAGCTCAAGGAATTCCAAAAGATGCAGGTTTCAGCTCAGAAATTTTCTCCAATAATATGTTTGGCATGACCGATCGCCAGTTTGAAGTGATGAAGAAAGATGCTCTTCAACTGGAGATTCGAAAAATCTTGGAAAAAGTAAAAGGAGTTCGTACTGCCCAAGTTATTTTAACCATGCCGGAAGATACCACATTTGTTACAGACAACACAGATAAAGCCACAGCATCAGTCATGGTAGAGGTAGACCCAAGTACTCAATTAAACGATGCACAAATCAAATCCTTATATCATATTGTTTCACGATCAGTGAAAAACTTGCCTGTAGAAAACATAACGATTACCGATCAGTATTCCAATACGTTGGAGTTATCTAGTAAAGAAGACGGCAGTTCAATTACTACTTTTGAACAACAAGAGAGGATACGTAATAAAGTAGAAAGAGAAATACAGAAAAATTTATTTAACATGCTGTCCACCATTATGGGACGAGATAAGGTTGTCGTACATACGATGGTACAGATGGATTTTTCAAAAGAAAACCGGGTAGAAAATCTGGTCGCACCTGTTGTAAATGATGAAGGCATTATAATTAGTTCTCAAAAATTATCAAAAGCATATACCGGACAAGGTACTCCGCCTATTGGTGGCGTAGCCGGTACAGGTGACAATCAGATTGGTAGCTATCAATCTGCTACGGCTCAAGGGAGCAATAGTGAATATGAAGAACTATCTGATACCGTCAATCGTGAAGTAAATCGTATAACAAAGAATGTAACCGCTAGTCCATATCAAATTGTTGATATTTCTATCAACGTTGGGGTTGAACCTCCGAATGGGGGAACGTTGGATGACGCTACCAAAGAAAATATTCAAAAAGTAATTGGTAATGTTGTTCGTGTGGCCGTCAGCAATAAGAATCTACCCGATGATGAAGTGAACAAGCGTATTTCTGTTTTTGCGAAACCGTTCTCGGGTAAGCTTGACGAAGATAACAAGGGTTTCTTTACTCCAACTATGATGTATGGAGTGGGAGCAGTTGCTTTGTTAGCCTTGGGAGCAGTGGCGTACATGCTTATTCGTCGCCGCAAACAACAGCAGGAGGAAGAAGAAGTAGAGTTCGATGAAGAGTTTCCCTATGCTCCATCGCTTGAGATTCCCGACCTTTCTTCTTTGGAAGATAATACGGATGAAGCGATGGTTCGTAAACAGTTGGAAAAATTGGCGCGAAGCAACCCGGACGAGTTCGTCGTTCTGCTTCGTACGTGGCTAGCAGAAGACTAA
- the fliE gene encoding flagellar hook-basal body complex protein FliE: protein MEISNIGSVINAQPLQVKNTASPAEVARNFSAYMTDALDQVNQAQLASEQMTMKYAAGEVTDVHQVMVTGQKASLMLQMTMQVRNKAIEAYQEIMRMQV, encoded by the coding sequence ATGGAAATCAGTAACATAGGTTCAGTCATAAACGCACAGCCGCTACAAGTAAAAAACACAGCTTCACCGGCTGAAGTAGCACGAAATTTCTCGGCCTATATGACCGACGCACTGGATCAGGTTAATCAGGCTCAGTTAGCTTCGGAACAAATGACAATGAAATATGCAGCAGGAGAAGTGACTGATGTCCATCAAGTGATGGTAACAGGTCAAAAAGCATCTCTGATGTTGCAAATGACGATGCAAGTACGTAACAAAGCGATCGAAGCATATCAGGAAATCATGCGCATGCAGGTGTAA
- the flgC gene encoding flagellar basal body rod protein FlgC, with product MSLFRGIDTSASALTANRLRLDTIASNIANANTTRGKFVDGAWQPYRRKMVELTPRTGESFDNLLQAAVGNVAGRQESGVRVTGIKEDNSQFQRVYNPEHPDADLEGYVMMPNVDVAKEMIDMISASRSYEANVTAMNALKGMMQKALEINGK from the coding sequence ATGAGTCTGTTTCGTGGAATTGATACAAGTGCCTCTGCCTTGACTGCCAATCGTCTTAGGCTGGATACGATTGCTTCTAATATCGCTAATGCCAATACGACGCGTGGGAAATTTGTTGACGGCGCGTGGCAACCGTACCGACGTAAGATGGTAGAATTAACACCAAGAACAGGAGAGTCTTTCGACAATCTTCTACAAGCAGCAGTCGGGAATGTAGCAGGTCGTCAGGAGTCTGGGGTACGCGTTACCGGGATTAAGGAGGACAATAGTCAGTTCCAGAGGGTCTATAATCCTGAGCATCCTGACGCAGACCTAGAGGGCTATGTCATGATGCCTAACGTAGACGTGGCAAAAGAAATGATTGACATGATTTCTGCTTCTAGGTCCTATGAGGCAAATGTTACAGCTATGAACGCGCTTAAGGGTATGATGCAAAAAGCACTAGAGATTAATGGTAAATAA
- the flgB gene encoding flagellar basal body rod protein FlgB codes for MIQSTQLNVLENSLDAAMLRQKVIANNISNIDTPHFQSKQVVFESLLQEAMEGNNGRTLGAYRTNQRHIPFGTGLGNIPQARTMTNNQTLIQNNGNNVDIDFEMSQQAKNTIWYNGLVQLTNGYFTKMKSVVEGG; via the coding sequence TTGATTCAATCTACGCAATTAAATGTACTAGAAAACTCATTGGACGCCGCTATGCTTAGGCAAAAAGTGATTGCCAACAATATTTCTAACATTGATACCCCTCATTTTCAAAGCAAACAGGTTGTGTTTGAGAGCTTGTTGCAGGAGGCAATGGAAGGAAATAATGGTCGAACCTTAGGAGCATATCGAACGAATCAGAGACACATTCCATTTGGCACAGGTTTAGGTAATATCCCTCAGGCCCGAACCATGACTAACAACCAAACGTTAATTCAAAACAATGGGAACAATGTGGACATTGATTTTGAGATGAGCCAACAGGCCAAAAACACCATCTGGTATAATGGTCTTGTTCAGTTAACAAATGGATACTTTACAAAAATGAAGAGTGTTGTTGAGGGAGGATGA
- the codY gene encoding GTP-sensing pleiotropic transcriptional regulator CodY has translation MDLLTKTRRINRMLQKTAGNAVNFNEMSSVLSDVIEANIFVLSRKGKLLGYAIAQEIDNDRIRKMLEERRFPEEYSNGLLKVEETSSNLDVNSPHSAFPVEMKAVFPTGWTTIVPIMGGGDRLGTLILARVNKEFVEGDLILTEVGATVVGMEILRERAEAIEEEARSKAVVQMAIGSLSYSELEAVEHIFQELDGKEGLLVASKIADRVGITRSVIVNALRKLESAGVIESRSLGMKGTFIKVLNGKLLPELEKLKTP, from the coding sequence ATGGATTTACTAACAAAAACTAGAAGGATTAACCGTATGTTACAAAAAACAGCTGGTAATGCGGTTAATTTTAATGAGATGTCTAGCGTACTAAGCGACGTTATTGAGGCAAATATTTTTGTGTTAAGCAGAAAAGGAAAATTGCTGGGTTATGCAATTGCTCAAGAAATCGATAATGATCGTATTCGCAAAATGCTAGAGGAACGCCGTTTCCCAGAAGAATATAGTAATGGTTTATTAAAAGTAGAAGAAACATCTTCTAATCTAGATGTTAACAGTCCACACAGTGCTTTTCCAGTAGAAATGAAAGCAGTGTTCCCTACAGGTTGGACAACAATTGTTCCGATTATGGGTGGCGGAGATCGTTTGGGTACATTGATCTTGGCACGTGTAAACAAAGAATTCGTTGAAGGTGACCTAATTCTAACTGAAGTGGGCGCTACTGTAGTAGGTATGGAGATCTTGCGTGAGCGTGCAGAGGCGATTGAAGAGGAAGCACGTAGCAAAGCTGTCGTGCAAATGGCAATTGGTTCTCTGTCCTACAGTGAGCTTGAGGCAGTTGAGCATATTTTCCAAGAGCTAGATGGGAAAGAAGGCCTACTAGTTGCTTCAAAAATTGCTGACCGTGTGGGAATTACGCGTTCTGTTATTGTTAACGCTTTGAGAAAATTAGAGAGCGCTGGTGTAATTGAATCTCGTTCTTTGGGTATGAAGGGAACATTTATTAAAGTTCTGAATGGAAAACTTCTTCCAGAATTAGAGAAACTTAAAACGCCATAA
- the hslU gene encoding ATP-dependent protease ATPase subunit HslU, producing MSLLNWEQLTPRLIVEHLDKYIVGQQQAKRAIAVALRNRYRRSLLPEQFRDEVIPKNILMIGPTGVGKTEIARRIAKLTGAPFIKVEATKYTEVGYVGRDVESMVRDLVESSIRIVKTEKMEKVKGKAEKNAEEALVQLLLPSKKQQNNFKNPFEMLFSNQQQTEKTDEEDPSLEKQRKQVAWKLAAGELEDQQIEIEVEDQSPSMFDMLQIPGAEQMGNQMQEMLGSLMPKRTKKRKLTIREARKILTQQEAQKLVDMDEVIQESISRAEQFGIIFIDEIDKIAGKDSRGPDVSREGVQRDILPIVEGSTIMTKYGPVKTDYMLFMAAGAFHVAKPSDLIPELQGRFPIRVELSSLKVEDFIRILTEPKNALITQYQALLETEGIKIVFSEDAIHEIARLATEVNQSTDNIGARRLHTILEKLLEDLSFEAPNINLSVINITAQYVQEKLNSIVQNRDLSQYIL from the coding sequence ATGTCCTTGTTAAATTGGGAGCAATTGACCCCCCGCTTGATTGTAGAACATTTGGATAAATACATTGTAGGGCAGCAGCAGGCCAAACGTGCCATTGCTGTAGCGCTTCGCAATAGATATCGTCGTAGTCTCTTGCCGGAACAATTTCGAGATGAAGTGATTCCCAAAAATATCTTGATGATTGGACCGACTGGAGTCGGGAAAACGGAGATTGCGCGCCGTATCGCAAAGTTAACCGGAGCCCCATTTATTAAAGTGGAAGCTACGAAATATACAGAAGTCGGTTACGTAGGTCGCGATGTGGAATCGATGGTACGCGATTTAGTGGAATCGTCAATCCGAATTGTCAAAACGGAAAAGATGGAAAAAGTGAAGGGAAAAGCGGAGAAAAATGCTGAAGAAGCGCTAGTTCAGCTCTTACTTCCTTCAAAGAAACAGCAAAACAACTTTAAGAACCCGTTTGAGATGCTATTTTCTAACCAGCAACAAACCGAAAAAACTGATGAGGAAGATCCATCCCTGGAGAAACAACGTAAACAAGTGGCCTGGAAATTAGCTGCAGGTGAACTGGAGGATCAACAGATCGAAATAGAGGTAGAAGACCAGTCACCGTCCATGTTTGATATGTTGCAGATTCCTGGTGCAGAGCAGATGGGTAATCAGATGCAGGAAATGCTGGGAAGCTTGATGCCTAAGCGAACAAAAAAACGCAAGCTAACCATTCGGGAAGCACGCAAGATCTTGACTCAGCAAGAGGCCCAAAAACTGGTAGATATGGATGAAGTGATTCAAGAATCCATATCTAGAGCAGAACAATTTGGGATTATCTTTATCGATGAGATTGATAAAATCGCCGGAAAAGATAGCCGTGGACCAGATGTGTCACGAGAGGGAGTTCAACGTGACATCTTGCCGATCGTGGAAGGTTCTACGATTATGACCAAGTATGGGCCGGTCAAGACAGATTATATGCTCTTTATGGCTGCAGGAGCCTTCCATGTAGCCAAACCATCTGATCTTATACCAGAATTGCAGGGACGTTTTCCAATTCGAGTAGAGCTTTCAAGCTTGAAAGTTGAAGATTTTATAAGAATATTGACAGAACCTAAAAATGCTTTAATTACACAATATCAAGCCCTTTTGGAAACAGAAGGAATTAAAATTGTGTTTTCTGAAGATGCTATACATGAGATAGCACGATTGGCAACAGAGGTGAATCAAAGTACTGATAATATCGGAGCAAGAAGGTTACACACTATATTAGAAAAATTGCTTGAAGATTTGTCGTTTGAAGCGCCAAATATTAACTTGAGTGTGATTAATATCACCGCTCAATATGTGCAAGAGAAGTTAAATAGTATTGTACAGAATCGCGACCTAAGTCAATACATTTTATAG
- the hslV gene encoding ATP-dependent protease subunit HslV — protein sequence MEQFHATTIFAVQHKGEAAMAGDGQVTFGNSMVMKNKAKKVRRLYREEVMAGFAGSVADAITLFELFEGKLEEYHGNLQRAAVELAKEWRSDKVLRRLEAMMIVCNRRHLLLISGNGEIIEPDDGILAIGSGGNFALAAGRALKKYAPELTARQIAEASLLTAAEICVFTNTNLVIEDMKLEG from the coding sequence ATGGAACAATTTCATGCTACCACCATTTTTGCCGTCCAGCATAAGGGTGAAGCGGCGATGGCAGGAGACGGTCAGGTTACATTTGGCAATAGTATGGTGATGAAAAACAAAGCCAAAAAAGTACGAAGACTATATCGTGAAGAAGTTATGGCAGGATTTGCTGGCTCTGTTGCTGATGCAATTACGTTGTTTGAGCTTTTTGAAGGCAAACTGGAAGAGTATCATGGTAATTTACAGAGAGCGGCAGTCGAGCTGGCCAAAGAATGGCGTTCTGATAAAGTATTACGCCGTTTAGAAGCTATGATGATTGTGTGCAATCGAAGACATCTTCTTTTGATCTCAGGTAATGGGGAAATTATTGAACCGGACGACGGCATATTAGCCATCGGATCAGGCGGAAATTTTGCCCTGGCAGCGGGACGGGCTTTGAAAAAATATGCACCAGAGCTTACAGCTAGGCAGATTGCTGAAGCCAGTCTATTAACAGCCGCTGAAATTTGCGTCTTTACGAATACGAATTTAGTAATTGAAGACATGAAACTGGAAGGGTAA
- the xerC gene encoding tyrosine recombinase XerC yields the protein MDNSSEFSAWIISYIHYLKVEKNVSPHTLKQYVADINEFVVFMKQQQINEFAAVSYLHGRSFLAHLAKKGLSRRSIARKLSSLRSFYRFLMREEYLEQNPFQMVSTPKVEKKLPTFMYPHEIETLLGVVDTKTSLGLRDFLIFELLYASGMRVSELVTLSINAVDIQNGIALVYGKGAKERYVPIGSYAIKALQQYLQVGRPRLLAKAKKDTPILLLNYRGTPLSDRSVRRMVDKYLQQAALHLGISPHSFRHSFATHLLNAGADLRTVQELLGHVNISTTQVYTHITKERLREVYDTAHPRANFHRG from the coding sequence ATGGACAATTCATCCGAGTTTTCCGCATGGATCATATCTTACATCCATTACCTAAAGGTGGAAAAAAACGTCTCTCCTCATACGCTGAAGCAATACGTAGCAGATATCAATGAATTTGTCGTATTTATGAAACAGCAACAAATCAATGAATTTGCTGCTGTTTCTTATTTACATGGTCGGTCTTTTTTAGCTCATCTTGCAAAAAAAGGTCTTTCCCGTCGGAGTATTGCGAGAAAATTGTCTAGCTTGCGGAGCTTTTATCGCTTTTTAATGCGTGAAGAGTATTTGGAACAAAATCCGTTTCAGATGGTTTCTACACCAAAAGTGGAGAAAAAGCTACCTACCTTTATGTATCCGCATGAAATAGAGACACTATTAGGAGTAGTTGATACTAAAACGTCGCTTGGTCTCCGTGATTTCCTTATTTTTGAACTTTTATATGCAAGTGGAATGCGCGTGTCTGAATTGGTAACACTGTCAATAAACGCTGTTGATATTCAGAATGGGATTGCCCTTGTATACGGTAAAGGTGCTAAGGAAAGATATGTGCCAATCGGAAGTTATGCCATCAAGGCTCTGCAACAATACTTACAGGTAGGGCGGCCGAGGTTACTAGCAAAGGCTAAAAAAGATACCCCAATTCTCTTGTTAAATTATAGGGGAACTCCCTTATCAGATCGTAGTGTGCGCCGAATGGTAGATAAATATCTACAACAAGCAGCCCTACATCTAGGGATTTCACCCCACAGTTTCCGTCACTCATTTGCTACGCATCTACTCAATGCAGGAGCAGATTTACGGACGGTGCAAGAGCTATTAGGACATGTGAATATCTCCACTACACAAGTATACACCCACATCACAAAAGAAAGATTGCGGGAGGTATACGATACTGCACATCCGCGTGCAAATTTTCACAGGGGGTGA
- the trmFO gene encoding FADH(2)-oxidizing methylenetetrahydrofolate--tRNA-(uracil(54)-C(5))-methyltransferase TrmFO, producing MTQPFVTVVGAGLAGSEAAWQIAQAGVSVKLYEMRPVKQTPAHHTDKFAELVCSNSLRANSLTNAVGVLKEEMRQFDSVIMKAADQCQVPAGGALAVDRHEFAEYVTEAVRNHPLIEVVNEEITEIPEGIVIIASGPLTSPALSEQLKELTGEEYLYFYDAAAPIIEKDSIDMEKVFVASRYDKGEAAYLNCPMNEEEFNRFYDALISAETVPLKEFEKEVFFEGCMPIEVMASRGSQTMLFGPLKPVGLTDPRTGEQPHAVIQLRQDNSAATLYNIVGFQTHLKWPEQKRVFQLIPGLENCEIIRYGVMHRNTFINSPKLLRPTYQYKERDSLFFAGQMTGVEGYVESAASGLLAGINAARLAKGEEQMILPEETVMGSMAHYITTTNAKHFQPMNANFGLLPSLGIKIRNKKEKNEKIAERALGSIQNFTHKRHN from the coding sequence ATGACACAACCTTTTGTAACGGTGGTCGGTGCAGGTCTTGCTGGGAGTGAAGCCGCTTGGCAAATTGCTCAAGCCGGTGTTTCTGTTAAGTTGTATGAAATGAGGCCAGTTAAGCAAACCCCTGCGCACCACACAGATAAATTTGCTGAACTGGTTTGCAGTAATTCACTAAGAGCTAATTCATTGACCAATGCTGTTGGGGTATTAAAAGAGGAAATGCGTCAATTTGATTCTGTGATCATGAAAGCAGCGGATCAATGCCAAGTTCCTGCTGGTGGAGCTTTGGCTGTTGACCGTCATGAATTTGCAGAGTATGTTACGGAAGCAGTACGTAATCATCCATTAATTGAGGTGGTTAACGAAGAAATCACAGAAATTCCAGAGGGGATTGTAATCATTGCATCTGGTCCGCTTACTTCCCCAGCTCTTTCTGAACAACTAAAAGAGCTTACGGGAGAAGAGTACCTGTATTTCTACGATGCTGCGGCACCTATCATCGAGAAAGATTCTATTGATATGGAAAAGGTATTTGTTGCTTCACGTTATGATAAAGGAGAAGCGGCATACTTAAATTGTCCGATGAATGAAGAGGAATTTAATCGTTTTTACGATGCATTGATTTCTGCGGAAACCGTTCCTCTCAAGGAATTTGAAAAAGAAGTCTTTTTCGAAGGATGCATGCCAATTGAAGTCATGGCATCTCGTGGAAGCCAGACTATGCTGTTTGGACCGTTGAAACCAGTAGGCCTAACCGACCCGCGTACTGGAGAACAACCACATGCCGTTATTCAGCTTAGACAGGACAATAGTGCTGCAACTCTGTATAACATCGTAGGTTTTCAGACTCATTTGAAATGGCCAGAGCAAAAACGAGTTTTTCAATTGATTCCAGGTCTGGAAAATTGTGAAATTATTCGCTATGGAGTCATGCATCGCAATACGTTTATCAACTCTCCGAAGTTGTTGCGTCCAACCTATCAGTATAAAGAGCGTGATAGTTTGTTTTTTGCAGGACAGATGACTGGTGTCGAGGGTTATGTGGAATCAGCAGCATCTGGACTACTAGCGGGGATAAATGCGGCGCGTCTTGCTAAGGGAGAAGAACAAATGATTCTTCCGGAGGAGACTGTAATGGGTAGCATGGCACATTATATCACAACAACCAACGCCAAACATTTCCAACCAATGAATGCTAATTTTGGTCTTTTACCAAGTTTAGGAATTAAAATTAGGAACAAAAAGGAAAAAAACGAAAAGATCGCTGAACGGGCGCTTGGTAGTATTCAGAATTTTACACATAAAAGACATAATTAA
- the topA gene encoding type I DNA topoisomerase, with product MADTLVIVESPAKAKTIGKYLGSKYVVKASMGHVRDLPKSQMGVDVGNHFEPKYITIRGKGDILKGLKDAAKKATKVYLAADPDREGEAIAWHLATYLGLDISKPLRVVFNEITKEAIKDAFKHPRHINMDLVHAQQARRILDRLVGYNISPILWKKVRKGLSAGRVQSVTVKMINDREKEIQQFNPEEYWTITSTLESKSKPFEARFYGYANEKVELSSEENVQEVLRKIKKDEYRVVKVQKKERKRHPAPAFITSSLQQEAARKLNFRTAKTMMIAQQLYEGIDLGKEGTVGLITYMRTDSTRVSQTAQDEAKEFITNQYGQEFAVKEARQAPKKENAQDAHEAVRPTSVMRTPDEMKEHLSRDQMRLYRLIWERFLASQMASAVLDTMSVDIDNNGVMFRASGSKVQFAGFMKVYIEGNDDGSNEDDKLLPPIEEGQILSEQAIEPKQHFTQPPPRYTEARLVKTLEENGIGRPSTYAPTLETIQKRGYVALEEKRFIPTELGQIVITMIEEFFPEILDVEFTSGMEGGLDKVEDGIADWVKILDSFYQGFAERVKVAEEEMKEVELKDEVSDEVCELCGKHLVYKLGRFGKFLACSGFPDCRNTKPIVKHIGVKCSSCENGEVVERKSKKNRIFYGCTNYPECEFLSWDKPIARPCPKCNEMLVEKKRKKQGVNIVCTKCDYEEEGDS from the coding sequence ATGGCTGATACTCTCGTTATCGTCGAGTCCCCGGCGAAAGCAAAGACGATAGGTAAATATCTGGGCAGCAAATATGTCGTGAAAGCGTCAATGGGCCATGTGCGCGACCTTCCAAAAAGTCAAATGGGGGTTGATGTAGGTAACCATTTTGAACCCAAATACATAACCATTCGTGGTAAAGGTGACATTTTAAAAGGCTTGAAAGATGCAGCTAAGAAAGCCACTAAAGTATATCTCGCAGCTGACCCGGATCGCGAAGGGGAAGCGATTGCTTGGCATTTAGCCACATATCTTGGTCTTGATATATCAAAGCCTCTGCGTGTAGTCTTTAATGAAATCACGAAAGAAGCTATTAAAGATGCCTTTAAGCATCCGAGACACATTAATATGGATTTGGTACACGCTCAACAAGCTCGCAGAATTTTGGACCGTCTTGTGGGTTATAATATTAGCCCCATCTTATGGAAAAAAGTGCGTAAGGGCTTGAGTGCGGGTCGTGTTCAATCTGTAACTGTGAAAATGATTAATGACCGAGAAAAAGAGATTCAGCAGTTTAATCCTGAGGAGTATTGGACGATTACTTCTACGTTGGAATCTAAAAGCAAGCCATTTGAAGCGCGTTTTTATGGATATGCTAACGAGAAAGTAGAACTCTCTTCAGAAGAGAATGTGCAAGAGGTTTTGAGAAAAATCAAGAAAGATGAATACAGAGTCGTAAAAGTGCAAAAGAAGGAACGCAAGCGTCACCCAGCTCCTGCCTTTATCACTAGTTCCTTGCAACAGGAAGCGGCTCGCAAGCTTAATTTCCGTACCGCTAAGACGATGATGATCGCTCAACAATTATATGAGGGTATTGATTTAGGCAAAGAAGGTACTGTCGGTTTGATTACGTATATGCGTACAGACTCTACACGAGTATCGCAGACAGCTCAAGACGAGGCGAAAGAATTTATTACTAATCAATATGGACAAGAGTTTGCTGTAAAGGAAGCTCGTCAAGCACCTAAAAAAGAAAACGCTCAGGATGCTCATGAAGCAGTGCGACCTACGTCTGTCATGCGTACGCCTGATGAAATGAAGGAACACTTAAGTCGAGATCAAATGCGATTGTATCGCTTAATTTGGGAGCGCTTTTTAGCAAGCCAAATGGCTTCCGCCGTGCTTGATACAATGAGCGTAGATATAGATAACAATGGTGTGATGTTCCGTGCCAGCGGATCTAAAGTACAATTCGCAGGCTTTATGAAGGTGTACATTGAAGGCAATGATGATGGCTCCAATGAGGATGATAAGCTGTTACCTCCCATTGAAGAGGGGCAGATTCTATCTGAACAAGCAATTGAGCCGAAACAGCATTTTACGCAACCGCCACCGCGTTATACGGAAGCAAGATTGGTTAAAACGCTGGAGGAAAACGGAATAGGTCGTCCATCCACGTATGCTCCTACCCTAGAAACGATTCAAAAGCGTGGATATGTTGCTTTAGAAGAGAAGCGATTTATACCTACTGAACTTGGACAGATTGTTATAACTATGATTGAAGAGTTTTTCCCAGAGATTTTAGATGTAGAATTTACATCTGGAATGGAGGGCGGGCTCGACAAAGTTGAGGATGGGATTGCAGACTGGGTAAAAATACTGGATTCTTTCTATCAAGGCTTTGCTGAGCGAGTTAAAGTGGCTGAAGAAGAAATGAAGGAAGTCGAACTGAAAGATGAGGTTTCAGATGAAGTTTGTGAACTATGCGGAAAGCATCTAGTTTACAAATTAGGCCGCTTCGGAAAGTTCCTAGCTTGTTCCGGATTTCCAGATTGCCGAAATACCAAGCCGATTGTAAAACATATTGGTGTGAAATGTTCAAGTTGTGAAAACGGTGAAGTGGTAGAACGTAAAAGTAAAAAGAACCGTATTTTCTATGGATGTACCAATTATCCAGAATGTGAGTTCTTGTCCTGGGATAAACCGATTGCCAGACCATGTCCGAAGTGCAATGAGATGCTTGTTGAAAAGAAACGAAAAAAACAAGGCGTAAATATTGTATGTACAAAATGTGATTACGAAGAAGAAGGGGATTCATAG